One genomic segment of Ipomoea triloba cultivar NCNSP0323 chromosome 9, ASM357664v1 includes these proteins:
- the LOC116030852 gene encoding phospholipase A(1) DAD1, chloroplastic-like: protein MEYQGIKDWEGLLDPLDDQLRMHILSYGHFVEAAYRSFDFDVASPMYATCRYEEDSMLARCGLGKSGYKVVRNLYATSAVCIPRWMKRVPNLVSPRSSWIGYVAVCDDVEEISQLGRRNVVIAFRGTATLSEWLENLRATLTCLPDDMAPADCTRPPMVQSGLLSLYTSSYECCHSLRDSIREEMHKILEMFSNDNESLSITITGHSLGAALAILTAYDITTEFCHAPPVTVVSFGGPRVGNHHFRSQLEANGTKILRIVNSDDPITKVPGFVFDDMAVSGSGMPRWLRKWVEDTRYAYAEVGKELRLSSKDCPEVIGSGNVATCHDLKTYLHLINNFVSSNCPLRATAKRVIKMEQSKTTASAPV from the coding sequence ATGGAATATCAAGGCATCAAGGATTGGGAAGGTTTACTAGACCCCCTTGATGACCAGCTCCGAATGCATATCCTAAGCTACGGCCACTTTGTGGAGGCGGCTTATCGGAGCTTCGACTTCGACGTGGCATCTCCGATGTACGCCACGTGCCGGTACGAGGAGGACTCGATGCTGGCTCGATGTGGGCTTGGCAAGAGCGGGTACAAGGTTGTGAGGAATCTGTATGCCACGTCAGCGGTTTGCATTCCACGTTGGATGAAGAGGGTGCCCAATTTGGTGTCCCCTAGGTCTAGCTGGATTGGGTATGTGGCCGTTTGCGATGACGTGGAGGAAATCTCCCAGCTCGGGCGTCGAAACGTGGTGATTGCTTTCAGAGGAACTGCCACGTTGTCTGAGTGGCTGGAGAACCTACGTGCCACGTTGACATGTTTGCCCGATGACATGGCTCCCGCCGATTGTACCCGCCCACCAATGGTACAAAGCGGACTATTGAGTTTGTACACGTCAAGCTATGAATGCTGTCATAGTTTACGAGATTCAATACGAGAAGAGATGCACAAAATTCTTGAAATGTTTAGTAATGATAATGAGTCTCTAAGTATTACAATCACGGGGCACAGCCTTGGAGCGGCTTTAGCCATCCTAACTGCATACGATATTACTACAGAATTCTGTCATGCGCCGCCAGTGACAGTTGTTTCCTTCGGAGGGCCGAGAGTTGGGAACCACCACTTTCGATCTCAACTAGAAGCCAATGGCACGAAAATTCTGCGAATAGTCAACTCGGACGACCCCATCACGAAAGTTCCGGGATTCGTGTTTGATGACATGGCGGTCAGCGGTTCGGGAATGCCGAGGTGGCTCCGAAAATGGGTGGAGGACACCCGATACGCATATGCTGAGGTGGGCAAAGAACTGAGACTTAGCAGTAAGGATTGCCCTGAGGTCATCGGCAGCGGAAATGTGGCCACGTGTCACGATCTGAAGACGTATCTACATTTGATCAACAATTTCGTAAGTTCCAATTGTCCCCTGAGAGCCACGGCGAAGAGAGTAATTAAGATGGAGCAATCTAAAACAACAGCATCAGCTCCAGTATAG